The Fibrobacter sp. genome has a segment encoding these proteins:
- a CDS encoding KilA-N domain-containing protein, with translation MKKMIVDDMAVAFTKRNQDDFISLTDMAKCKNAEATGLVISHWLSTRYAIEFLGIWETINNPDFNVTEFSNIRIDSGSNGYVLSSKQWIERTNAIGIVSSAGRYGGTFAHKDIAFEFGSWLSPKFKYYLIREYQRLKEQEQAKLGWSVRRELSKINYHIHTDAIKQNLIPAVLTKQQMSIVYANEADVLNMALFGFTAKDWRDTHPDLQGNVRDYATVNQLICLSNMESLNSVLINDGVPQSERLQKLNQIAISQMTVLESVGEHKLLK, from the coding sequence ATGAAGAAAATGATAGTCGACGATATGGCAGTGGCTTTCACAAAAAGAAATCAAGACGACTTCATCAGCCTTACAGATATGGCTAAATGCAAAAACGCCGAGGCGACGGGTTTGGTAATTTCCCATTGGCTGAGTACCCGATATGCCATAGAATTTCTAGGAATTTGGGAAACTATCAACAATCCCGATTTTAATGTTACGGAATTCAGTAACATTAGAATTGACTCGGGAAGCAATGGCTATGTTCTTTCCTCAAAGCAATGGATTGAAAGGACGAACGCTATCGGAATCGTTTCCTCCGCGGGACGTTATGGAGGAACTTTCGCTCATAAAGATATCGCTTTTGAATTTGGCTCGTGGTTGAGCCCGAAATTCAAATACTACCTCATCCGCGAATACCAGCGCCTCAAAGAACAGGAACAGGCCAAATTGGGCTGGTCCGTACGCCGCGAACTATCCAAAATCAACTATCATATCCATACGGACGCTATCAAACAGAACCTGATTCCCGCAGTACTCACCAAACAGCAGATGAGCATTGTTTATGCGAACGAGGCGGATGTCTTGAATATGGCCCTGTTCGGGTTTACGGCAAAGGACTGGCGGGACACGCACCCAGATTTGCAAGGAAATGTTCGTGATTATGCGACGGTAAACCAGTTGATATGCCTTTCAAACATGGAATCTCTGAATTCCGTTCTGATTAACGACGGCGTTCCTCAGTCGGAACGCCTGCAAAAACTGAACCAGATTGCCATTTCGCAGATGACGGTGCTGGAATCCGTTGGGGAACATAAGCTGCTCAAATAG